A genomic region of Aspergillus oryzae RIB40 DNA, chromosome 1 contains the following coding sequences:
- a CDS encoding uncharacterized protein (predicted protein) — MSPPQSAGGILPTSRRKQIPGTLVLNWQSPETQASKPLIRRPMTACEACRAAKVKCNGQRSCERCTSRGLHCTYTPSPNTQDINASGNLGAETVTLTSPPNSQSSCTPSIQMLPSQTTPDPIPVSLPDDIFPLPSCSASAVQSVPTDNALEHWREETFNQGLEQFDWVFPEADIGPEVSLPTTSILRPRLVTGSSQPSQNPSQSDFNNFFPHPPEPIPRTVSRGSAPLSDPPVISPRSQHQSRNCQCRANMMHHVPKIECAIQEKPKPQLDKMFKVTGDVIRSCQESTRCGCYVGPVDLVCIMSVFEQTAVCFDYIAKSGFDGTAKVGIGNYCVSLNDDASLKRMLVLDLVRQADTLLDSVSVLAQNMFVSLNEPSAKSLNRSPACLNQLNLDYVREATASFKKLFRLITEYFEGFKVVGQKEFGVLFLLAFLIETATNHPGTSPHYPDYQKPPAKSSETTRISPKTTSSNTSTESVTKHGTFETPSNNSPSLPYPCIGVFRFLDFGANLSPIYPEVIQRLRAGQTFLDLGCCFGQDIRKLVHDGVPSENIIGADTEGRFMDLGYELFRDKDTLKARFYAASVFDEEFLSEWHGKIDIIYVGAFLHLFDIEKQALVVARLVELLRRRPGSIVFGRNLGAERGGAFRMKTLGWDVFRHSRETMRLLWEGAPEGDWRVDAELMEYRSEGWDDSRRGWVGDETKEMRFVVRRL; from the exons ATGTCGCCACCACAGTCCGCCGGTGGTATTTTGCCTACCTCCCGAAGGAAGCAGATTCCCGGTACTCTCGTACTGAACTGGCAATCGCCCGAGACACAGGCTTCAAAACCGCTCATTCGTCGTCCCATGACGGCATGTGAGGCATGTCGCGCGGCCAAGGTAAAGTGTAACGGACAGCGAAGCTGTGAGCGATGCACCAGCCGCGGCCTTCATTGCACATACACTCCGTCACCGAATACGCAGGATATAAATGCGAGTGGCAATCTTGGAGCCGAAACAGTGACTCTGACTTCTCCGCCAAATAGCCAGTCGTCCTGTACACCTAGTATACAGATGCTGCCGAGCCAAACGACGCCAGATCCGATACCGGTCAGCTTACCAGATGATATCTTTCCCCTACCCAGCTGCAGCGCAAGCGCTGTTCAGTCCGTACCGACAGACAATGCTCTAGAGCACTGGCGCGAGGAAACATTCAACCAGGGACTCGAGCAGTTTGACTGGGTTTTCCCAGAAGCAGACATCGGCCCTGAGGTAAGCCTGCCCACCACGTCAATTCTCAGGCCACGATTAGTAACAGGATCTTCCCAGCCCTCTCAGAACCCAAGCCAAAGCGACTTCAACAACTTTTTCCCGCACCCCCCAGAACCAATCCCTCGGACAGTCAGTAGAGGCTCAGCACCACTATCTGATCCCCCCGTCATATCACCGCGCAGCCAGCATCAGTCACGGAACTGCCAATGCCGAGCAAACATGATGCACCACGTCCCCAAAATCGAGTGCGCAATACAAGAGAAGCCCAAACCGCAACTAGACAAGATGTTCAAAGTGACCGGCGACGTAATTAGGAGCTGTCAAGAGTCGACCCGCTGCGGCTGTTACGTGGGCCCCGTAGACCTCGTCTGCATTATGAGCGTATTTGAGCAGACAGCCGTGTGCTTTGACTACATTGCCAAGTCCGGTTTCGATGGTACTGCGAAGGTCGGAATTGGCAATTACTGCGTCTCGCTCAATGATGACGCTTCGTTGAAACGTATGCTTGTCTTGGATCTTGTCCGACAGGCTGATACGCTGTTGGACTCGGTGAGCGTCCTCGCGCAGAATATGTTCGTGTCTTTGAATGAGCCTAGTGCCAAAAGCTTGAATCGTTCACCGGCTTGCTTGAACCAACTTAATCTAGATTATGTACGCGAGGCGACGGCGAGTTTTAAGAAGCTTTTCCGTTTGATCACGGAGTACTTTG AGGGATTTAAGGTCGTAGGGCAAAAGGAGTTTGGagttctctttctcttagCTTTCCTAATCGAG ACCGCTACGAACCATCCTGGTACCAGCCCACACTACCCCGACTACCAGAAACCGCCCGCCAAATCTTCCGAGACTACTCGCATATCCCCGAagacaacatcctcgaacACATCTACCGAGTCCGTAACAAAGCATGGGACGT TTGAAACCCCGTCTAATAACTCCCCCAGTCTCCCATACCCCTGCATTGGAGTCTTCCGCTTCCTCGACTTCGGCGCAAACCTCTCCCCAATCTACCCAGAGGTAATTCAACGGCTTCGCGCCGGCCAAACCTTCCTAGACCTAGGCTGCTGCTTCGGACAAGACATCCGCAAACTCGTGCACGACGGCGTACCATCCGAGAACATCATCGGCGCGGATACAGAAGGCCGGTTCATGGACCTGGGCTACGAGCTCTTCCGGGATAAAGACACGCTTAAGGCGCGGTTCTACGCGGCTAGCGTGTTCGACGAGGAATTTCTCTCTGAGTGGCATGGTAAGATCGATATCATCTACGTCGGGGCGTTTCTGCATCTGTTTGATATCGAGAAGCAGGCGCTTGTGGTGGCGCggttggtggagttgttgAGGAGACGGCCGGGGTCGATTGTGTTTGGGAGGAATCTGGGGGCGGAGCGGGGTGGGGCGTTTCGCATGAAGACGCTTGGTTGGGATGTTTTTCGGCATAGTCGGGAGACGATGAGGTTGTTGTGGGAGGGTGCGCCGGAGGGGGATTGGCGGGTGGATGCTGAGTTGATGGAGTATCGGTCGGAGGGGTGGGATGATAGTCGGAGGGGGTGGGTGGGGGATGAGACTAAGGAGATGAGGTTTGTTGTTAGGAGGTTGTAG